A genomic segment from Citrus sinensis chloroplast, complete genome encodes:
- the atpI gene encoding ATP synthase CF0 A subunit (ATP synthase CF0 A chain): MNVLSCSMNTLRGLYDISGVEVGQHFYWQIGGFQVHAQVLITSWVVIAILLGSAFIAVRNPQTVPTATQNFFEYVLEFIRDVSKTQIGEEYGPWVPFIGTLFLFIFVSNWSGALLPWKIIELPHGELAAPTNDINTTVALALLTSIAYFYAGLSKKGLGYFSKYIQPTPILLPINILEDFTKPLSLSFRLFGNILADELVVVVLVSLVPLVVPIPVMFLGLFTSGIQALIFATLAAAYIGESMEGHH, from the coding sequence ATGAATGTTCTATCATGTTCCATGAATACACTAAGGGGGTTATACGATATATCCGGTGTGGAAGTAGGCCAACATTTCTATTGGCAAATAGGTGGGTTCCAGGTCCATGCCCAAGTACTTATTACTTCTTGGGTTGTAATTGCTATCTTATTAGGTTCAGCCTTTATAGCCGTTCGGAATCCACAAACCGTTCCGACTGCCACTCAAAATTTCTTCGAATATGTCCTTGAATTCATTCGAGACGTGAGCAAAACTCAGATTGGAGAAGAATATGGCCCATGGGTTCCCTTTATTGGAACTCTGTTTCTTTTTATTTTTGTTTCTAATTGGTCAGGTGCTCTTTTACCTTGGAAAATCATAGAGTTACCTCATGGGGAGTTAGCCGCACCCACGAATGATATAAATACTACCGTTGCTTTAGCTTTGCTCACGTCAATAGCATACTTCTATGCGGGTCTTTCCAAAAAGGGATTAGGCTATTTCAGTAAATACATTCAACCGACTCCAATTCTTTTACCCATTAACATTTTAGAAGATTTCACAAAACCTCTATCACTTAGTTTTCGACTTTTTGGGAATATATTAGCCGATGAATTAGTAGTTGTTGTTCTTGTTTCTTTAGTACCTTTAGTGGTTCCTATACCCGTCATGTTCCTTGGATTATTTACAAGCGGTATTCAAGCTCTTATTTTTGCAACTTTAGCTGCGGCTTATATAGGCGAATCTATGGAGGGACATCATTGA
- the rps2 gene encoding ribosomal protein S2 → MARRYWNIHLEEMMEAGIHFGHGTRKWNPRMAPYISAKHKGIHITNLTRTARFLSEACDLVFDAASRGKQFLIVGTKNKAADLVARAAIRARCHYVNQKWLGGMLTNWSTTETRLHKFRDLRTEQKGGRLDSLPKRDAAILKRQLSRLQTYLGGIKYMTRVPDIVIVVDQQEEYTALRECITLGIPTICLIDTNCDPDLADISIPANDDAIASIRLILNKLVFAICEGRSSYIRNP, encoded by the coding sequence ATGGCAAGAAGGTATTGGAACATCCATTTGGAAGAGATGATGGAAGCAGGAATTCATTTTGGTCATGGTACTCGGAAATGGAATCCTAGAATGGCACCTTATATATCTGCAAAACATAAAGGTATTCATATTACAAATCTGACTCGAACTGCTCGGTTTTTATCAGAAGCTTGTGATTTAGTTTTTGATGCAGCAAGTAGGGGAAAACAATTCTTAATTGTTGGTACTAAAAATAAAGCAGCTGATTTAGTCGCGCGAGCTGCAATAAGGGCTCGGTGCCATTATGTTAATCAAAAATGGCTCGGCGGTATGTTAACCAATTGGTCCACTACAGAAACGCGACTTCACAAGTTCAGGGATTTGAGAACGGAACAAAAAGGGGGGAGACTCGACAGTCTTCCCAAAAGGGATGCCGCTATTTTGAAGAGACAATTATCGCGTCTGCAAACGTATCTGGGCGGGATTAAATATATGACGAGGGTACCCGATATTGTAATCGTCGTTGATCAGCAAGAAGAATATACGGCTCTTCGAGAATGTATCACTTTGGGAATTCCAACAATTTGTTTAATCGATACAAATTGTGACCCCGATCTCGCAGATATTTCGATTCCAGCAAACGATGACGCTATAGCCTCAATCCGATTAATTCTTAACAAATTAGTATTCGCAATTTGTGAGGGTCGCTCTAGCTATATACGAAATCCTTGA
- the rpoC2 gene encoding RNA polymerase beta'' subunit (one of four subunits of the minimal PEP RNA polymerase catalytic core) encodes MAERVSLVFHNKMIDGTAIKRLISRLIDHFGMAYTSHILDQVKTLGFQQATATSISLGIDDLLTIPSKRWLVQDAEQQSFILEKHYHYGNVHAIEKLRQSIEIWYATSEYLRQEMNPNFRMTEPFNPVHIMSFSGARGNASQVHQLVGMRGLMSDPQGQMIDLPIQSNLREGLSLTEYIISCYGARKGVVDTAVRTSDAGYLTRRLVEVVQHIIVRRTDCGTVRGISVSPQNQNRMMSERVFSQTLIGRVLADDIYMGQRSIAIRNQDIGIGLVNRLITLRTQAISIRTPFTCRSTSWICRLCYGRSPTHGDLVELGEAVGIIAGQSIGEPGTQLTLRTFHTGGVFTGGTAEHVRAPSNGKIKFNEDLVHPTRTRHGHPAFLCSIDLDVIIEGEDIMHNVTIPPKSFLLVQNDQYVESEQVIAEIRAGAYTLNFKERVRKHIYSDSEGEMHWSTDVYHAPEFTYSNVHLLPKTSHLWILSGGSRRSSVVSFSLHKDQDQMNIHSLSVERREISSLSLSVNNDQTGHKFFSSDFSAKKKGRILEMSDYSGFNRIISTGHCNLIHPAILHANSDLLAKRQRNGFLIPFHSIQEQEKELMPHSGISIEIPVRGIFRRNSILAYFDDPRYRRKSSGITKWGTLGAHSIVKKEDLIEYRGLKKIKPKYQMKIDRLFFIPEEVHIFPESSYLMVRNNSIIGVDTQITLNIRSRVGGLVRMERKRGGVELKIFSGDIHFPGEIDKISRHSGILIPPESEKTKLKEATKESKKLKKWIYVQRITPTKKKSFVLVRPVVTYEIANGINLATLFPQDPLREKDNMQFRVVNYVLYGKGKAAGGISDTSLQLVRTCLVLNWDQDNKSSSVEEVCASFVEVRTNGLIRNFLRINLVKSNISYLRKRDHPSGSGLISDNGSARTNSNPFYSVFGKAGVEQSLRQNQGTIRTLLNKNKECQVLIILSSSNYFRMGPLNDVKYHNVIKQSIPIQKDSLTPIKTSLGPLGTFLQIANFYSFYYLITHNHISVTKYLKLDNLKQPFQVLKYYLMDETGEIYNPDTDSKILLNPFNLNWYFLQPNYCEEMSPIISLGQFLCENVRITKRGPYLKSGQVLIVQVNSVVIRSAKPYLATPGATVHGHYGAILYEGDTLVTFIYEKSRSGDITQGLPKVEQVLEVRSLDSISMNLEKRVEGWNASITRILGIPWGFLIGAELTIVQSRISLVNKIQKVYRSQGVQIHNRHIEIIVRQITSKVLVSEDGMSNIFLPGELIGLLRAERMGRALEEVICYRAILLGITRASLNTQSFISEASFQETTRVLAKAALRGRIDWLKGLKENVVLGGIIPVGTGFKGLVHCSRQHNNILLERQKGNLFGGEMRDIFLHHRELFDSCISTTFHDTSEHNCLEGLMSPRSEFF; translated from the coding sequence ATGGCAGAACGGGTGAGTCTGGTCTTTCACAATAAAATGATAGATGGAACTGCCATTAAACGACTTATTAGCAGGTTAATAGATCACTTCGGAATGGCATATACATCCCACATCCTGGATCAAGTAAAGACCCTGGGGTTCCAGCAAGCCACTGCTACATCTATTTCATTAGGCATTGATGATCTTTTAACGATACCTTCTAAGCGATGGCTAGTCCAAGATGCTGAACAACAAAGTTTTATTTTGGAAAAACACTATCATTATGGGAATGTACACGCGATAGAAAAACTACGACAATCCATTGAGATATGGTATGCTACAAGTGAATATTTGCGACAAGAAATGAATCCTAATTTTAGGATGACTGAGCCTTTTAATCCAGTCCATATAATGTCTTTTTCGGGGGCTAGAGGAAATGCATCTCAAGTACACCAATTGGTGGGTATGAGAGGATTAATGTCTGATCCCCAAGGGCAAATGATTGATTTACCCATTCAAAGTAATTTACGCGAAGGGCTTTCTTTAACAGAATATATCATTTCTTGCTATGGAGCCCGCAAGGGGGTTGTCGATACCGCTGTCCGAACATCAGATGCTGGATATCTTACGCGCAGACTTGTTGAAGTAGTTCAACACATTATTGTACGTAGAACAGATTGTGGCACTGTCCGAGGAATTTCTGTGAGTCCTCAAAATCAAAATAGGATGATGTCGGAAAGGGTTTTTAGCCAAACATTAATTGGTCGTGTATTAGCGGACGATATATATATGGGCCAGCGATCCATTGCCATTAGAAATCAAGATATTGGGATTGGACTTGTCAATCGACTCATAACCCTTCGAACACAAGCAATATCTATTCGAACCCCCTTTACTTGTAGGAGTACATCGTGGATCTGTCGATTATGTTATGGTCGGAGTCCGACTCATGGTGACCTGGTTGAATTGGGGGAAGCCGTAGGTATTATTGCGGGTCAATCTATTGGAGAACCAGGGACTCAACTAACATTAAGAACTTTTCATACCGGCGGCGTATTTACGGGGGGCACTGCAGAACATGTACGAGCCCCTTCTAATGGTAAAATCAAATTCAATGAGGATTTGGTTCATCCCACGCGCACACGTCACGGGCATCCGGCTTTTCTATGTTCTATAGATTTGGATGTAATTATTGAGGGTGAAGATATTATGCACAATGTGACTATTCCACCAAAAAGTTTTCTTTTAGTTCAAAATGATCAATATGTCGAATCAGAACAAGTGATTGCTGAGATTCGGGCGGGAGCATACACTTTGAATTTTAAAGAGAGGGTTCGAAAACATATTTATTCTGATTCAGAGGGAGAAATGCACTGGAGTACTGATGTGTACCATGCACCCGAATTTACATATAGTAATGTCCACCTCTTGCCAAAAACAAGCCATTTATGGATATTGTCGGGGGGTTCACGCAGATCTAGTGTAGTTTCTTTTTCACTCCACAAGGATCAAGATCAAATGAATATTCATTCTCTTTCTGTCGAACGAAGAGAGATTTCTAGCCTCTCGCTCTCAGTGAATAATGATCAAACGGGACACAAATTTTTTAGTTCTGATTTTTCTGCTAAAAAAAAAGGTCGAATTCTTGAGATGTCTGATTATTCGGGATTTAATAGAATCATAAGTACTGGTCATTGTAATCTCATCCATCCTGCAATTCTCCACGCAAATTCGGATTTATTGGCAAAAAGGCAAAGAAATGGATTTCTTATTCCATTCCACTCGATTCAAGAGCAAGAGAAAGAGCTAATGCCCCATTCAGGTATCTCGATTGAAATACCCGTAAGGGGTATTTTCCGTAGAAATAGTATTCTTGCTTATTTCGACGATCCTCGATACAGAAGAAAGAGTTCCGGAATTACTAAATGGGGGACTCTGGGGGCGCATTCAATCGTTAAAAAAGAGGACTTGATTGAGTATCGAGGACTCAAAAAAATTAAGCCAAAATACCAAATGAAAATAGATCGCCTTTTTTTCATTCCGGAGGAAGTGCATATTTTTCCCGAATCTTCTTACCTAATGGTACGGAATAATAGTATCATTGGAGTAGACACACAAATCACTTTAAATATACGAAGCCGGGTGGGCGGATTGGTCCGAATGGAGAGAAAAAGGGGAGGGGTTGAACTAAAAATATTTTCGGGAGATATCCATTTTCCCGGAGAGATAGATAAGATATCCCGACACAGTGGCATCCTGATACCGCCAGAAAGTGAAAAAACAAAACTTAAGGAAGCCACTAAGGAATCAAAAAAATTGAAAAAGTGGATCTATGTTCAACGGATCACACCTACAAAGAAAAAGTCTTTTGTTTTGGTTCGACCCGTAGTCACATATGAAATAGCGAACGGTATAAATTTAGCAACACTCTTTCCCCAGGATCCGCTGCGGGAAAAGGATAATATGCAATTTCGAGTTGTCAATTATGTCCTTTATGGGAAGGGCAAAGCCGCTGGGGGAATTTCTGATACAAGTCTTCAATTAGTTCGGACGTGTTTAGTGTTGAATTGGGACCAAGACAACAAAAGTTCTTCCGTCGAAGAGGTTTGTGCTTCCTTTGTTGAAGTACGTACAAATGGTCTGATTCGAAATTTCCTAAGAATCAACTTAGTGAAATCCAATATTTCGTATCTCAGAAAAAGGGATCATCCGTCGGGTTCAGGATTAATTTCTGATAATGGTTCAGCTCGCACCAATAGCAATCCGTTTTATTCCGTGTTTGGCAAGGCAGGGGTTGAACAATCGCTTAGACAAAATCAAGGAACTATTCGTACGTTGTTGAATAAAAATAAGGAATGCCAAGTTTTGATAATTTTATCATCATCTAATTATTTTCGAATGGGTCCATTGAACGATGTAAAATATCACAATGTGATAAAACAATCAATTCCAATTCAAAAAGATTCGCTAACTCCAATTAAGACTTCGTTGGGACCCTTAGGAACATTCCTTCAAATTGCGAATTTTTATTCATTTTACTATTTAATAACTCATAATCATATCTCGGTAACTAAATATTTGAAACTTGACAATTTAAAACAGCCTTTTCAAGTACTTAAATATTATTTAATGGACGAAACCGGGGAAATTTATAATCCTGATACAGATAGTAAGATCCTTTTGAATCCATTTAATTTGAATTGGTATTTTCTCCAGCCTAATTATTGTGAGGAAATGTCCCCGATAATTAGTCTTGGGCAGTTTCTTTGTGAAAATGTACGTATAACCAAAAGGGGACCATACCTAAAATCCGGTCAAGTTTTAATTGTTCAAGTTAACTCTGTAGTAATACGATCAGCTAAGCCTTATTTGGCTACTCCTGGAGCAACTGTTCATGGGCATTATGGAGCAATCCTTTACGAAGGGGATACATTAGTTACATTTATATATGAAAAATCGAGATCTGGTGATATAACGCAGGGTCTTCCAAAAGTAGAACAGGTGTTAGAAGTGCGTTCGCTTGATTCAATATCGATGAACCTAGAAAAGAGAGTTGAGGGTTGGAACGCGAGTATAACAAGAATTCTTGGGATTCCCTGGGGATTCTTGATTGGTGCTGAGCTAACTATAGTGCAAAGTCGTATCTCTTTGGTTAATAAGATCCAAAAGGTTTATCGATCGCAGGGGGTGCAGATCCATAATAGGCATATAGAAATTATTGTACGTCAAATAACATCAAAAGTTTTAGTTTCCGAAGATGGAATGTCTAATATTTTTTTACCCGGCGAACTGATTGGATTGTTACGAGCGGAACGAATGGGGCGCGCTTTGGAAGAAGTGATCTGTTATCGAGCTATCTTATTGGGAATAACGAGAGCGTCTCTGAATACTCAAAGTTTTATATCCGAAGCAAGTTTTCAAGAAACCACGCGAGTTTTAGCAAAAGCTGCTCTCCGAGGTCGTATCGATTGGTTGAAAGGCCTGAAAGAAAACGTTGTTCTGGGGGGGATAATACCAGTCGGTACCGGATTCAAAGGATTAGTCCACTGTTCAAGGCAGCATAACAACATTCTTTTGGAAAGACAAAAAGGGAATTTATTCGGGGGGGAAATGAGAGATATTTTCTTACACCACAGAGAATTATTTGACTCGTGCATTTCAACGACTTTCCATGATACATCAGAGCACAATTGCTTAGAGGGTTTAATGAGTCCTAGGAGCGAATTCTTTTAA
- the rpoC1 gene encoding RNA polymerase beta' subunit, whose translation MIDRYKHQQLRIGSVSPQQIRAWANKILPNGEIIGEVTKPYTFHYKTNKPEKDGLFCERIFGPIKSGICACGNYRIIGDEKEDPQFCEQCGVEFVDSRIRRYQMGYIKLGCPVTHVWYLKRLPSYIANLLDKPLKELEGLVYCDFSFARPIAKKPTFLRLRGSFEYEIQSWKYSIPLFFTTQGFDKFRNREISTGAVAIREQLADLDLRIILDNSLLEWKELGEEGPAGNDWEDRKIGRRRDFLVRRMELAKHFLRTNIEPEWMVLCLLPVLPPELRPIIQIDGGKLMSSDINELYRRVIYRNNTLIDLLTTSRSTPGELVMCQEKLVQEAVDTLLDNGIRGQPMRDGHNKIYKSFSDVIEGKEGRFRETLLGKRVDYSGRSVIVVGPSLSLHQCGLPREIAIELFQTFVICGLIRQHLASNIGVAKSKIREKGPIIWEILQEVMQGHPVLLNRAPTLHRLGVQAFQPILVEGRAICLHPLVCKGFNADFDGDQMAVHVPLSLEAQAEARLLMFSHMNLLSPTIGDPISIPTQDMLIGLYVLTSGNRRGICANRYNTWNRRNYPDERIDDNSYTYTKEPLFCNSYDAIGAYRQKRINLDSPLWLRWRLDQRLIASREAPIEVHYESLGTSHEIYGHYLIVRSVKKEILSIYIRTTVGHISLYREIEEAIQGFCRACSYGT comes from the exons ATGATTGATCGATATAAACATCAACAACTCCGAATTGGATCAGTTTCTCCTCAACAAATACGCGCTTGGGCCAATAAAATCCTACCTAATGGAGAGATAATTGGAGAAGTGACAAAACCCTATACTTTTCATTACAAAACCAATAAACCGGAAAAAGATGGATTATTTTGTGAAAGAATTTTTGGGCCTATTAAAAGTGGAATTTGTGCTTGTGGAAATTATCGAATAATCGGAGATGAAAAAGAAGACCCGCAATTTTGTGAACAATGTGGGGTTGAATTTGTTGATTCTCGGATACGAAGATATCAAATGGGATACATAAAACTGGGATGCCCAGTAACCCACGTGTGGTATTTGAAACGTCTTCCTAGTTATATCGCGAATCTTTTAGATAAACCTCTTAAAGAATTAGAAGGCCTAGTATATTGCGAT TTTTCTTTTGCTAGGCCTATAGCGAAAAAACCGACTTTTTTACGATTACGCGGTTCATTCGAATATGAAATACAATCCTGGAAATACAGCATCCCACTTTTTTTTACTACCCAAGGTTTCGATAAATTTCGTAACCGAGAAATTTCTACTGGAGCAGTTGCTATCCGGGAACAATTAGCCGATCTAGATTTGCGAATTATTCTAGATAATTCCTTGTTAGAATGGAAAGAATTAGGGGAAGAAGGGCCCGCCGGTAATGACTGGGAAGATCGAAAAATTGGACGAAGAAGGGATTTTTTGGTTAGACGCATGGAATTAGCTAAGCATTTTCTTCGAACAAATATAGAACCAGAGTGGATGGTTTTATGTCTATTACCTGTTCTTCCTCCCGAGTTGAGGCCTATCATTCAAATAGATGGAGGTAAACTAATGAGTTCAGATATTAATGAACTCTATAGAAGAGTTATCTATCGGAACAATACTCTTATCGACCTATTAACAACAAGTAGATCTACGCCAGGGGAATTGGTAATGTGTCAGGAGAAATTGGTACAAGAAGCCGTGGATACGCTTCTTGATAATGGAATCCGTGGACAGCCAATGAGGGATGGTCATAATAAGATTTATAAGTCGTTTTCAGATGTAATTGAAGGAAAAGAGGGAAGATTTCGTGAGACTCTGCTTGGCAAACGGGTCGATTATTCGGGGCGGTCTGTCATTGTTGTGGGCCCCTCACTTTCATTACATCAATGTGGATTGCCTCGCGAAATCGCAATAGAGCTTTTCCAGACTTTTGTAATTTGTGGGCTAATTAGACAACACCTTGCTTCGAACATAGGAGTTGCTAAGAGTAAAATTCGGGAAAAAGGGCCGATTATCTGGGAAATACTGCAGGAAGTTATGCAGGGACATCCAGTATTGCTGAATAGAGCGCCTACTCTGCATAGATTGGGCGTACAGGCATTCCAGCCCATTTTAGTGGAAGGGCGCGCTATTTGTTTACATCCATTAGTTTGTAAGGGATTCAACGCAGACTTTGATGGGGATCAAATGGCTGTTCATGTACCCTTATCTTTAGAGGCTCAAGCAGAGGCTCGGTTACTTATGTTTTCTCATATGAATCTCTTGTCTCCTACTATTGGAGATCCCATTTCCATACCGACTCAAGATATGCTTATTGGGCTCTATGTATTAACGAGCGGGAATCGTCGAGGTATTTGTGCAAATAGGTATAATACATGGAATCGAAGAAATTATCCAGATGAAAGAATTGACGATAATAGCTATACGTATACGAAAGAACCCCTTTTTTGTAATTCCTATGATGCAATTGGAGCTTATCGGCAGAAAAGAATCAATTTAGATAGTCCGTTGTGGCTTCGGTGGCGATTAGATCAACGCCTTATTGCTTCAAGGGAAGCTCCCATCGAAGTTCACTATGAATCTTTGGGTACCTCTCATGAGATTTATGGGCATTATCTAATAGTACGAAGTGTAAAAAAAGAAATTCTTTCTATATACATTCGAACCACCGTGGGCCATATTTCTCTTTATCGAGAAATCGAAGAAGCTATACAAGGGTTTTGCCGGGCCTGCTCATATGGTACCTAA
- the rpoB gene encoding RNA polymerase beta subunit (one of four subunits of the minimal PEP RNA polymerase catalytic core), translating to MLGDGNAGMSTIPGLNQIQFEGFCRFIDQGLTEELYKFPKIEDTDQEIEFQLFVETYQLVEPLLKERDAVYESFTYSSELYVSAGLIWKSRGDMQEQTIFIGNIPLMNSLGTSIVNGIYRIVINQILQSPGIYYRSELGHNGISVYTGTIISDWGGRFELEIDRKARIWARVSRKQKVSILVLSAAMGSNLREILENICYPEIFLSFLTNKEKKKIGSKENAILEFYQQFACVGGDPVFSESLCKELQKKFFHQRCELGKIGRRNMNQRLNLNIPQNNTFLLPRDVLAAVDHLIGLKFGMGTLDDMNHLKNKRIRSVANLLQDQFGLALVRLENVIRGTICGAIRHKLMPTPQNLVTSTPLTTTYDSFFGLHPLSQVLDRTNPLTQIVHGRKLSYLGPGGLTGRTASFRVRDIHPSHYGRICPIDTSEGINVGLIGSLAIHARIGYWGSLESPFYEIFEKSKKVRMLYLSPSRDEYYMVAAGNSLALNQGSPEEQVVPTRYRQEFLTIAWEQVHLRSIFPFQYFSIGASLIPFIEHNDANRALMSSNMQRQAVPLVRSEKCIVGTGLEPQVALDSGVPAIAEHEGKIIYTDIDKIVLSGNGNTYSIPLIMYQRSNKNTCMHQKPQVGRGKCIKKGQVLADGAATVGGELALGKNILVAYMPWEGYNFEDAVLISERLIYRDIYTSFHIRKYEIQTHVTSQGPERITNEIPHLEARLLRNLDKNGIVMLGSWVETGDILVGKLTPQAAKESSYAPEDRLLRAILGIQVSTSKETCLKLPIGGRGRVIDVRWVQKKGGSSYNPETICVYISQKREIKVGDKVAGRHGNKGIVSKILPRQDMPYLQDGRPVDMVFNPLGVPSRMNVGQIFECSLGLAGGLLNRHYRIAPFDERYEQEASRKLVFSELYEASKQTANPWVFEPEYPGKSRIFDGRTGDPFEEPVLIGKPYILKLIHQVDDKVHGRSSGHYALVTQQPLRGRSKQGGQRVGEMEVWALEGFGVAHILQEMLTYKSDHIRARQEVLGTTIIGETIPNPEDAPESFRLLVRELRSLALELNHFVVSEKNFQINKKEA from the coding sequence ATGCTCGGAGATGGAAATGCAGGAATGTCTACAATACCTGGGTTGAATCAGATACAATTTGAAGGATTTTGTAGGTTCATTGATCAGGGCTTAACAGAAGAGCTTTATAAGTTTCCAAAAATTGAAGATACAGATCAAGAAATTGAATTTCAATTATTTGTGGAAACATATCAATTGGTAGAACCCTTGCTAAAAGAAAGAGATGCTGTATATGAATCATTCACGTATTCTTCTGAATTATATGTATCCGCAGGATTAATTTGGAAAAGCCGAGGGGACATGCAGGAACAAACTATTTTTATTGGAAACATTCCTCTAATGAATTCTTTGGGAACTTCTATAGTAAACGGAATATACAGAATTGTCATCAATCAAATATTGCAAAGTCCCGGTATCTATTATCGGTCAGAATTGGGCCATAACGGAATTTCGGTCTATACAGGCACCATAATATCTGATTGGGGGGGAAGATTCGAATTAGAGATTGATAGAAAAGCAAGGATATGGGCTCGTGTGAGTAGGAAACAGAAAGTATCTATTCTAGTTCTATCAGCAGCTATGGGTTCGAATCTACGAGAAATTCTAGAGAATATTTGCTACCCTGAAATTTTCTTGTCTTTCCTGACGAATAAGGAGAAAAAAAAAATTGGATCAAAAGAAAATGCCATTTTGGAGTTTTATCAACAATTTGCTTGTGTAGGCGGAGATCCGGTATTTTCGGAATCCTTATGTAAGGAATTACAAAAGAAATTTTTTCACCAAAGATGTGAATTAGGAAAGATTGGTAGACGAAATATGAACCAGAGACTGAATCTGAATATACCTCAGAACAATACATTTTTGTTACCACGAGATGTATTGGCAGCTGTCGATCATTTGATTGGACTGAAATTTGGAATGGGTACACTTGACGATATGAATCATTTGAAAAATAAACGTATTCGGTCTGTCGCGAATCTTTTACAAGATCAATTCGGATTGGCCCTGGTTCGGTTAGAAAATGTGATTAGAGGAACTATATGTGGAGCAATTAGGCATAAATTGATGCCAACTCCTCAAAATTTGGTAACTTCAACTCCCTTAACAACCACTTATGATTCTTTTTTCGGATTACATCCATTATCTCAAGTTTTGGATCGAACTAACCCATTGACACAAATAGTTCATGGGAGAAAATTGAGTTATTTGGGCCCCGGAGGATTGACAGGGCGAACTGCGAGTTTTCGGGTACGAGATATCCATCCTAGTCACTATGGCCGCATTTGTCCAATTGACACGTCCGAAGGAATCAATGTTGGACTTATTGGATCCTTAGCAATTCATGCGAGAATTGGTTATTGGGGGTCTCTAGAAAGCCCGTTTTATGAAATCTTTGAAAAATCAAAAAAAGTACGGATGCTTTATTTATCACCAAGTAGAGATGAATACTATATGGTAGCGGCAGGAAATTCTTTGGCACTGAATCAGGGTAGTCCGGAAGAACAGGTTGTTCCGACTCGATACCGTCAAGAGTTCCTGACTATTGCGTGGGAACAGGTTCATCTTCGAAGTATTTTTCCCTTCCAATATTTTTCTATTGGGGCTTCCCTCATTCCTTTTATCGAGCATAATGATGCGAATCGGGCTTTAATGAGTTCTAATATGCAACGCCAAGCAGTTCCGCTCGTTCGGTCCGAGAAGTGCATTGTTGGAACTGGGTTGGAACCTCAAGTGGCTCTAGATTCAGGGGTTCCCGCTATAGCCGAACACGAGGGAAAGATCATTTATACCGATATTGACAAGATTGTTTTATCGGGAAACGGTAATACATATAGTATCCCATTAATTATGTATCAACGTTCAAACAAAAATACTTGTATGCATCAAAAACCCCAGGTTGGGCGGGGTAAATGCATTAAAAAGGGCCAAGTTTTAGCGGATGGTGCCGCTACAGTTGGCGGCGAACTCGCTTTAGGGAAAAACATATTAGTAGCTTATATGCCATGGGAAGGCTACAATTTTGAGGATGCGGTACTTATTAGCGAACGTCTGATATATAGAGATATTTATACTTCTTTTCACATACGGAAATACGAAATTCAGACTCATGTGACAAGTCAAGGTCCCGAAAGGATCACTAATGAAATACCACATCTAGAAGCCCGGTTACTCCGCAATTTAGACAAAAATGGAATTGTGATGCTGGGATCTTGGGTAGAGACCGGCGATATTTTAGTAGGTAAATTAACGCCTCAGGCGGCGAAAGAATCATCGTATGCTCCGGAAGATAGATTATTACGGGCCATACTTGGCATTCAGGTATCCACTTCAAAGGAAACTTGCCTAAAACTACCTATAGGTGGTAGGGGTCGCGTTATTGATGTGAGATGGGTCCAGAAAAAGGGGGGTTCTAGTTATAATCCAGAAACGATTTGTGTATATATTTCACAGAAACGTGAAATCAAAGTAGGTGATAAAGTAGCTGGAAGACATGGAAATAAGGGTATCGTTTCAAAAATTTTGCCTAGACAGGATATGCCTTATTTGCAAGATGGAAGGCCTGTTGATATGGTTTTCAACCCACTAGGAGTACCCTCGCGAATGAATGTAGGACAGATATTTGAATGCTCGCTCGGGTTAGCGGGGGGTCTGCTAAATCGACATTATCGAATAGCACCTTTTGATGAGAGATATGAACAAGAGGCTTCGAGAAAACTCGTGTTTTCTGAATTATATGAAGCCAGTAAGCAAACCGCGAATCCATGGGTATTTGAGCCGGAATACCCGGGAAAAAGCAGAATATTTGATGGACGAACGGGAGATCCTTTTGAAGAACCTGTTCTAATAGGAAAGCCTTATATCTTGAAATTAATTCATCAAGTTGATGATAAAGTACACGGACGTTCCAGTGGGCATTATGCACTTGTTACCCAACAACCCCTTAGAGGAAGGTCCAAACAAGGGGGACAACGGGTAGGAGAAATGGAGGTTTGGGCTCTAGAGGGCTTTGGTGTTGCTCATATTTTACAAGAGATGCTTACTTATAAATCTGATCATATTAGAGCGCGCCAAGAAGTACTTGGTACTACAATCATTGGAGAAACAATACCTAACCCGGAAGATGCTCCAGAATCTTTTCGATTGCTCGTTCGAGAACTACGATCTTTGGCTTTGGAACTGAATCATTTTGTTGTATCTGAGAAAAACTTCCAGATTAATAAGAAGGAAGCTTAA